tgcttttgtttcagttcaGTAATCTAAAAACAAAGAATAACAAGGCAACAGTACAATTTACTAGAAAATCACTTGGAAGCACTGTGTCATTCAACTTTCAAATTTAGTGGCATAGGCACATTAATAGAAAGACTTGCCTGTTGAGATTGGTTCTGTGTTTTGGCACGTTCTTCCTTAGCTTTCTTGATAAGCCACTTCTCCCAAGCAGTAAGATCAGCTTCCTTATAATGTTGCTCTTCCTCTTCACTGAACTTTTCTTTACTTAATGAAACTTTAAATCTTTGGAACAAAGTAATACTTTATTACAGATTTTATACGATGTGTGCAGTAGTCAGTGTATTACGTACATGAAGCACTTGAAAATACAAAGCAGGAAAATGTAGGAGTCATATTTATCTTACTGTGATAGATCCTTGATATCTTGCACAGAGATACAGGACAATTACTGATTTTCAAACAACACTCTATCAAGCAATCTGGGAGCACTGCATGAGTTGGATAAGAGACAAACAGAGCAATCATATTGTAATTACCAAATATAAGACCAGTAGGTATAAAGCTACCAAGCAGACCATTTATTTGAGAGGTCAGATTCTGAACTAGAGGTATGTGAGCTTTGTTTTGGGTTTGAGACGTAAACATTACAGAAAGTGTTTAATAAAAATATCTTTCTGGAGTCGTGATCTTTAAAATCAGGATGGGAGaagggcttttttaaaaattcattcataggacaagggcatcactgaccaggcagcatttattgcccagccttaattgcccagagggcagttcagagtcaaccacattgctgttggtttggagtcacacataggccagaccaggtaaggatggcaatttccttcccgaaaggacactagggaatcagatgggtttttccaacaattgacaatggtcatcaagagattctcaattccagacattttattgaattcaaattccaccatctgctgtggcggatttgaaccagagtccccagatagttatctgggtctctggctcCTTCAGTAATAGTGGGAATTTGTTTGCATCAGGAGAGATTTATAATCAGACAGAATAAACATTGTAAAGTGTTAGCTTGCTTTTGGTTTAGAAGAATCAGGAACTTTTTTTGCTTACGTGAAAAACCTATAGACTGGAAAGCATTTGATTTCAGTTTGCAGAAATTCTGGTGAGTCTGAATGAAGAACACTTTGTTCTAAAGAAAGGAGTTCATTTGGAACAGTTATGAAAGAGTTATCTTGGTGTAAAGTTGAAATTTTGGGCCACAAGTGTTTGATTGGAGCCGTGAAGGGATTCAAGAAAGTTTAAGCTCGATGATATTAATAATCAAAGAAAAAGTTATCAAACTTTCAAGAACAGGGATCAAAATAAACAATTAAAtcaagagagatagtaggaactgccgatgctggagtctgaggtaacaaggtggggagctggaggaacacagcaggccaagcagcatcaggggagtatgaaagctgacgttttggatctggacccttcttcagaaatggaagaggggaagggggctctgaaataaatagatagaggGGGGGAGCGGTGATAGAAGATGgctagtggagcagataggtgggagggcagacggacaagtcaaggagatggggaaTGAAGCtaatagaggtgagtgtaggtaggaagtgggggtggaggttggtcagtgaggtcggaggagcagataggtgggagagaagacagaccgTTCAAGGAGGTGGGCATGAGAAAtggggttggtcttgggatgaggtcaggggtggggagattttgaagctcataaagTCCACATTGGGGCCACTGGGTTGTAGActcccaaagtggaatatgaggtgctgttccttcagttttccagtagcatcgttgtgacacaggaggaggcccagtatggacatgttgtccagggagtgggaggggagttgaagtggttcgtgactgggaggtgttgtcgtttgtcgcgaaccgagtgtaggtgctccGCAGAGCGGTCTCTGAGCCGCCagttggtctcactgatgtagaggaagccacatcgagAACAGCGGATACCATagaccacattagtagatgtgcaggtgaacatctgtttaatgtggaagtttTCTTGTGGGCTGGGACGGAGGTGAGGGGGGAATTGTAGAGGCAGGTGTGGCACCTCCCGCAGATGCAGAGAAAAGTACCCGGGAagatggggctagtggggagtgtggtgcagacaaggcagtcacggagacagtggtccctctggaaggcagataagggtggggaggaaaacaTATCCTTTATAGCGGAAGTGGCAgaaaatgatgcattgaatcaggattttaatggggtgatacgtgaggacaaggggtgtTCTGTATTTGTTTGTATTgcgtggagggggtgtgagggtgagGTGCAGGTAACGCAAGGGATGCGGTCGATGGCGTTTTCAACCACCGGGAGGGGgtgaagttgcagcccttgaaaaacgaggacatctgggatgtctgggagcgGAAAGCCTCACCTTGGGACCAGATGcggtggagatggaggaattaggaataggacatcgcattcttgcaggaaggtgggtgagaggagctgtagtctaggtagctgtgggagttggcggTTGAAAttgatatcagtttccaggtggtaaCCAGAGATGGAGTCAGAGTGTCCAGGAAGGAGATTACGAGAACAGTAAGGCAACTATTAGTCCATGGTACCTTTGTGTAGGAGGAACAAGAAAACTAGGGTAGAAAGATATTAGGATAATTTCTGGTACAGATTCTGACCATATAAAATTACAAAGTGTCCAAAATAAACTAATTCAGTGCTGTGCAGTTTAAATAGGTGAACTCCATTCTTGGAAGTACTTAAAGAAACAGTTCCTGCAAGAGAAATCAATTGTTTCAATTACAACATGATGGTATGTTTTTTAAAGTCTCGATTATAGATCACCGAGATTTGCAGAACTGATCCTGAATCAGTAGGATTTTAAAACCCTAGAGTGGATACATGACCCATTGTGAGATGTGAATTTAGTATTCGTGGTTCACATAATTTTTAGAGCTGCAACATACAGATGTCTTATATTTTACCAATCTATTCTAAAGCTGAAGTACTGAATTGAAGGCTAAAACTTAATTGATTACTTTCTCCTTTTCCTTGCTGAAGGCGTTGCCTCTTTTTTGGGTTTAAAAGATGAATCACCAATTAAGACCACACCTAGTTGCCAATTAAACAAATGTGAATATTGACAATGTCTGTTCAACTGAGCGGATATATTGACGTGGTTAAGACAAATGTCATACATGAAAGATTTAAAATTCATAGATATCAGTGGCCTGTAAAGTAGTTTAATAACAGCATTCAATGTCTCTGAATCCTAACAGTTGAATAGTATATTTGGTTACAGAAAATTCtggttttccttttttttcagttAAGTTAAACTAAAAGTGTAATTTAGAAATGTGAATAATGATGAATTAATAACCTATAACAGATCTGGCAACTGCTGAATGAAGTACCTGGAAGATTTTGGTCTGACTGCAGTAAACGTTGTTGGTCTCTTTGACACAATGCTTTTCTGTTTGTTTGCAGTAGATATCAATCCTTTATTTGTAGTTCTACTTGCAGGTGTCATGGGGGCCTCAATATGCCCTTCCTCACTTTCATAACTGTCATGGTAAATAGGAGAGAGCAGCGAAGTGGTGGAATCTCTCAAAAACGCCAAATTACAGCTCCTGTGCAGTTTTTCTGTTTTCAACCATTTGTCGTCTCTATGTAGAAACAGAACTATAGGTTAGAATTTTACAGACTTTATTCAGAGGAACCATATTGCACAAGGTAACACATTATTTTGCAAACATTCCTTAAGTTTCATGAAGGTCTATGATAACACAGTTCTTCCATATCACGAATTGATCTAGCAGTACCTCTTATGAATGTCACAATGTCAATGGCAAACAATGTTCTAACAACCTTTGATACTACAGCAAGTCAGTCCACtacattttaaaacagttataAATACACATGCTATACTTGGAAACTCAGGCTGTAATTAAGCAGAATAAACCTGCAAACCAAATTCCAAGCTTGCACATTATCTACATGTAATCTGCAGAACTGCAAATGGTTAATAAGGAAATTACAGGTTTAATGAAGAAATTAGGCCAATTTCTGAACAGCAAAAGAGTTCATTTTAGTTTCAGCTGGCAACCGAGCTTGAGAAAACACAATGTCAGAGCCAATCACCAAAATGGACAAGAGTAAAATGTTAAATCTACATGGTTTTCTGCAAAAGAATTATCTCAATAACTATTTTAACTACAAATCTTtacatgatttttttaaactacattaatcacaagCTATACAGTTTTCCAGGAAAAATTAAATACAAAGCAACACTTTTGTGCTGAAAGGACTGTCCTGTACACAGAGAGCAAATGAGAAGTGCAGATATCATTGAGTCATTGAATCAGGCCGAAAATCTGATCTTCAGAATCATTTGCAGGCTAGACAGAGCCAACTATGGCAAAGAGTTTGGTTGCTTAAGGGCCAACTTTCAATGGAACATGATGTTTGGTATTCCAAGCGACTGGAATATCAGTACAATAAAAGGACATATTAGGTTTAGCAATTATCTAATTACCACTTTGTTTTCCTAATGTTGAAGGAACTGCAGTGGAAACTGATAACAGTGGATCAGAAGAAGTCTTGCAAAGAAAAACTGTTTTGGTTCCTGGACAATGGTGCAGGAAGAGATGCTGTACTTCCTGCACATCAAAGTGCTTGAGGGTCGGCAACTAAAACTACAGTGCTAAAATGCTGAACAAGATTATTTCCTGGGCACACATTCTCTCCAGGAAATAAAGCTGGATATTCAACATGTGCTTGATCCTAGAGTCATGTTATAGGTGGCCTGGGAAATTCAAAGGCTGCTAGGGGATGGCAAGGAGCAAGACTGAAGGGGAGGACATGGGCAATATAATCCCAGCTATGGCTGCAGACGAGGCAAGTTAGACACAATACTGACAATATTACTGATGACGTTGAGGATACTGTCAACCACTTTGGGAGGAAAACACCGAATagatgttgagataacaaggtgtacagctggatgaacacagcaggccaagcagcatcatagaagcaggaaagctgacgttttgggcctagacgctacttcagaaatgggggagggggaggaggctctgtaaaaaatagggacacaggggggaggtggatagaagatggatagtggggaagataagtagagaggagacagaccggtcaaagaacaacagacaataggtgctggagtaggccattcagctcttcgagccagcaccaccattcattatgatcatggctgatcatccacaatcagtatcctgttcctgccttgtccccatagcccttgattccactatctttaagagctctaaccatctctttcttgaaagtatccagagagttggcctccattgccttctggggcagagcattccatatatccaccactctctgggtgaagaagtttttcctcaactctgttctaaatggcttaccccttatttttaaactgtgtcctctggttctggactcacccatcagtggaaacatgcttccggcctccagattgtccaatcccttaataatcttgtatgtctcaatcagatcccctctcatccttctaaactcaagtgtagtatacaagcccagtcgctccaatctttcaacatatgatagtcccgccattcccggaattgaccttgtgaacctacgctgcactccctcaatagcaagaatgtccttcctcaaatttggagaccaaaactgcacacaatacgccaggtgcggtctcaccagggccctgtacagctgcagaaggacctctttgctcctaaactcaattcctcttgttatgaaggccagcatgccattagctttcttcacttcctgctgtacctgcatgcttgctttcattgactgatgtacaagaacacctagatctcattgtacttcccctttacctaacttgactccacttagatagtaatctgctttcctgttcttgccaccaaagtggataaccacacatttgtccacattaaactggatggagccagaaaaggtgagtgtaggtggggaggtaggaaggagatcggtcagtccagggaggacagacaggtcaaggggttgggatgagattactatgtaggagatgggggtggggcttgaggtgagaggagcaagtccacattgataccattaggctgcagggttcccaagcggaatatgaattgctgttcctgcaacctttggatagcattgttgtggcactgcaggaggcccaggatggacatgtcgtctgcggaatgggagggggagttgaaatgggcttgacaagcttcaaaatctgccctccccctaccgcatccaaaatccagctcagctcatccctgcctccctaacctgtccttccacctatcccctcctcccaattcaagccccacccctatctcctacctactaacctcatcccgtccccttgacctgtctgtcctccctggactgacctatctcctccctacctccccacttacactcaccttcactggctccatccctgcctctttgacctgtctgtctctacctatcttctcatcgatccatctttgatccgcttccccttctctccctatttatttcagaacctcctcccactcccccatttctgaagaagggtctggacctgaaatgtcagctttcctgctcggcctgctgtgttcacccagctctacaccttgttatttcagattctccagcatctgcagttccaactatcacCGATTAGATGTTCTCCTTTTCTTTCCCAACCTATATTTGCCTGAAAGGCAGAAGTATACCTGGAGTTTTTTTGTCCATGTGGTGTAGAAACAACTGGCTCTTTTGAAGCGCTGTCTTTCCAGCTGCTCGAAGTAGACTCTGTATTTCTGCTTGAAAGTCTGTTTGCCTGCTTGTTTGGAGACTCATTTTCCTCGTCTTCACTTTCATAACTGTCATGATAAATAGCAGAGAGGAGAGATGTAGTTGAATCCCCTGAAGAAGATAAATCACAACTCTTGGATCGGACATCAATTTCCAACCGACCATTTGGCACATATGTCTCTGAATGAGaatcttttgttttcaaatcttctTTC
The sequence above is drawn from the Stegostoma tigrinum isolate sSteTig4 chromosome 17, sSteTig4.hap1, whole genome shotgun sequence genome and encodes:
- the LOC125459143 gene encoding coiled-coil domain-containing protein 34-like isoform X2, which translates into the protein MSSRLSEKEDLKTKDSHSETYVPNGRLEIDVRSKSCDLSSSGDSTTSLLSAIYHDSYESEDEENESPNKQANRLSSRNTESTSSSWKDSASKEPVVSTPHGQKNSRDDKWLKTEKLHRSCNLAFLRDSTTSLLSPIYHDSYESEEGHIEAPMTPASRTTNKGLISTANKQKSIVSKRPTTFTAVRPKSSRFKVSLSKEKFSEEEEQHYKEADLTAWEKWLIKKAKEERAKTQNQSQQEIILKQAKLKEEDERERKRILAEDEHKRWVQRKNEKERIEKEIKLRKEQEEKIAKEQERGLAARKASEKFEEWLKKKKLQKVETKRIEKNEEEKRIAETQERKEKAEKVYQEWLEKVKNRPRTVPSSFGYANGKLTGAASPAELFQKLCFCS
- the LOC125459143 gene encoding coiled-coil domain-containing protein 34-like isoform X1, coding for MSSRLSEKEDLKTKDSHSETYVPNGRLEIDVRSKSCDLSSSGDSTTSLLSAIYHDSYESEDEENESPNKQANRLSSRNTESTSSSWKDSASKEPVVSTPHGQKNSRDDKWLKTEKLHRSCNLAFLRDSTTSLLSPIYHDSYESEEGHIEAPMTPASRTTNKGLISTANKQKSIVSKRPTTFTAVRPKSSRFKVSLSKEKFSEEEEQHYKEADLTAWEKWLIKKAKEERAKTQNQSQQEIILKQAKLKEEDERERKRILAEDEHKRWVQRKNEKERIEKEIKLRKEQEEKIAKEQERGLAARKASEKFEEWLKKKKLQKVETKRIEKNEEEKRIAETQERKEKAEKVYQEWLEKVKNRPRTVPSSFGYANGKLTGYYDGCSYPAPTYCNPIPWKPIPVPHTEDTMKKRTCKMKEKSKSNCVYRMHSNMAFRPKDNLIVGTAWKKSR